Proteins co-encoded in one Erinaceus europaeus chromosome 2, mEriEur2.1, whole genome shotgun sequence genomic window:
- the LOC103121233 gene encoding AFG3-like protein 1 isoform X1: MLHRLVAAAGSRAVARPHTVLWRCGGGPRSGVSEIGVRTLGTAQQCLQGIRLQQLTLRGRLTFSQWLCSKPPKETGEPKDAGPGADRGKRGEKHDFTWWKRLQKGEFPWDDKDFRSLAILGAGVAAGFFYFYFRDPGKEITWKHFVQYYLSRGLVDRLEVVNKQFVRVIPIPGSSSEKYVWFNIGSVDTFERNLETAHWELGIEAPHQTSVVYTTESDGSFLRSLMPTLLLVGILLYAVRRGPMGAGRGGRGGGLFSVGETTAKILKNNINVRFADVAGCEEAKLEIMEFVNFLKNPKQYQDLGAKIPKGAMLTGPPGTGKTLLAKATAGEANVPFITVNGSEFLEMFVGVGPARVRDMFAMARKNAPCILFIDEIDAIGRKRGRGHFGGQSEQENTLNQMLVEMDGFNTTTNVVVLAGTNRPDILDPALMRPGRFDRQIYIGPPDIKGRSSIFKVHLRPLKLDERLSKDALARKLAALTPGFTGADVSNVCNEAALIAARHLSPSVEEKHFEQAIERVIGGLEKKTQVLQLNEKTTVAYHEAGHAVVGWFLEHADPLLKVSIIPRGRGLGYAQCLPREQYLYTREQLFDRMCTMLGGRVAEQLFFGQITTGAQDDLRKVTQSAYAQIVQFGMSEKLGQVSFDLPRQGEVLVEKPYSEATAQLIDEEVRHLISSAYERTLDLLTRCREQVDKVGKRLLEKEVLEKADMVELLGPRPFAEMSTYEAFVEGTGSLDEDTSLPEGLKDWNRGPEEGGSERHVQESPA; the protein is encoded by the exons TGCCTCCAGGGAATCCGCCTTCAGCAACTGACTCTGCGAGGGAGACTGACCTTTTCCCAGTGGCTGTGCTCAAAACCACCCAAAG AAACTGGTGAACCAAAGGATGCTGGACCAGGAGCGGATAGAGgcaaaagaggagagaaacatgatTTTACTTGGTGGAAGCGactgcagaag GGGGAGTTTCCCTGGGATGACAAGGATTTCCGCAGCCTAGCCATTTTGGGGGCAGGTGTCGCTGCGGGATTCTTCTACTTCTATTTTCGAGATCCCGGAAAAGAAATCACCTGGAAACACTTTGTGCAGTATTACCTGTCAAGAGGTCTG GTGGACCGGCTGGAAGTTGTAAACAAACAGTTTGTGCGTGTGATTCCTATCCCAGGGTCATCGTCTGAG AAATATGTATGGTTTAACATTGGGAGTGTTGACACCTTTGAGCGCAACCTGGAGACAGCCCACTGGGAGCTGGGTATCGAGGCCCCCCACCAGACATCTGTGGTCTACACCACCGAGAGTGATGG CTCCTTCTTACGAAGCCTGATGCCCACCCTCCTCCTGGTTGGCATCCTCCTCTACGCTGTGAGGAGGGGCCCCATGGGGGCAGGGCGTGGTGGGCGAGGAGGGGGCCTCTTCAGTGTTGGTGAGACCACGGCCAAGATCTTAAAGAACAACATCAACGTGCGGTTTGCAGATGTAGCTGGTTGTGAAGAAGCCAAATTGGAAATTATGGAGTTTGTGAATTTCCTGAAGAACCCCAAGCAGTATCAGGACTTAGGTGCCAAAATTCCAAAG ggAGCCATGCTGACTGGCCCTCCTGGTACTGGCAAAACACTTCTTGCCAAAGCGACAGCTGGAGAGGCCAATGTGCCTTTCATCACTGTGAATGGGTCAGAGTTTCTAGAAATGTTTGTTGGCGTTGGGCCAGCAAGG GTTCGAGACATGTTTGCAATGGCCCGAAAAAATGCACCCTGTATCTTATTCATTGATGAGATCGATGCAATTGGCAGAAAGCGAGGGCGTGGACACTTTGGAGGCCAGAGTGAGCAGGAGAACACTCTGAACCAGATGCTGGTGGAGATGGACG GCTtcaacaccaccaccaatgtGGTGGTGCTGGCTGGCACCAACCGTCCTGACATCCTTGACCCTGCCCTGATGCGGCCTGGCCGGTTTGACCGTCAGATTTATATCG GCCCCCCTGACATCAAAGGCAGGTCCTCCATCTTCAAAGTCCACCTGCGTCCTCTGAAGTTGGATGAAAGACTCAGCAAGGATGCTCTAGCGAGGAAGCTGGCAGCACTCACTcctggcttcacag GTGCTGATGTTTCTAATGTTTGCAATGAAGCAGCCCTGATTGCTGCCCGCCACCTAAGCCCTTCCGTTGAGGAGAAGCACTTTGAACAAGCTATTGAGAGGGTCATTGGAG GCCTCGAGAAGAAGACACAGGTCTTGCAGCTCAATGAGAAGACGACCGTGGCCTATCATGAGGCTGGCCATGCAGTGGTGGGCTGGTTCCTGGAGCATGCAGACCCTCTGCTGAAG GTTTCCATCATCCCCCGTGGCCGGGGCCTGGGCTATGCACAGTGCCTGCCCCGGGAGCAGTACCTGTATACTCGAGAGCAGCTGTTTGACCGCATGTGCACCATGCTGGGAGgcagagtggctgagcaactctTCTTTGGGCAAATCACCACAGGGGCCCAGGACGACCTGAGGAAGGTCACCCAGAGTGCCTATGCTCAG ATTGTGCAGTTTGGGATGAGTGAGAAGCTGGGCCAGGTATCTTTTGACCTTCCCCGGCAAGGTGAGGTTCTGGTGGAGAAGCCATACAGCGAGGCCACGGCACAGCTCATCGATGAGGAAGTGAGGCATCTCATCAGCTCTGCCTATGAGCGGACCCTGGACCTGCTGACGCGCTGCCGGGAGCAGGTGGACAAG GTGGGCAAACGACTGCTGGAGAAGGAGGTGCTAGAGAAGGCTGACATGGTGGAGCTGCTTGGCCCCCGGCCTTTCGCCGAGATGTCTACCTACGAGGCCTTTGTGGAGGGCACAGGCAGTCTGGATGAGGACACATCCCTTCCTGAGGGGCTGAAGGACTGGAACCGGGGGCCAGAGGAGGGAGGCTCCGAGCGCCATGTGCAAGAGAGCCCAGCTTAG
- the LOC103121233 gene encoding AFG3-like protein 1 isoform X2, giving the protein MLHRLVAAAGSRAVARPHTVLWRCGGGPRSGVSEIGVRTLGTAQQGEFPWDDKDFRSLAILGAGVAAGFFYFYFRDPGKEITWKHFVQYYLSRGLVDRLEVVNKQFVRVIPIPGSSSEKYVWFNIGSVDTFERNLETAHWELGIEAPHQTSVVYTTESDGSFLRSLMPTLLLVGILLYAVRRGPMGAGRGGRGGGLFSVGETTAKILKNNINVRFADVAGCEEAKLEIMEFVNFLKNPKQYQDLGAKIPKGAMLTGPPGTGKTLLAKATAGEANVPFITVNGSEFLEMFVGVGPARVRDMFAMARKNAPCILFIDEIDAIGRKRGRGHFGGQSEQENTLNQMLVEMDGFNTTTNVVVLAGTNRPDILDPALMRPGRFDRQIYIGPPDIKGRSSIFKVHLRPLKLDERLSKDALARKLAALTPGFTGADVSNVCNEAALIAARHLSPSVEEKHFEQAIERVIGGLEKKTQVLQLNEKTTVAYHEAGHAVVGWFLEHADPLLKVSIIPRGRGLGYAQCLPREQYLYTREQLFDRMCTMLGGRVAEQLFFGQITTGAQDDLRKVTQSAYAQIVQFGMSEKLGQVSFDLPRQGEVLVEKPYSEATAQLIDEEVRHLISSAYERTLDLLTRCREQVDKVGKRLLEKEVLEKADMVELLGPRPFAEMSTYEAFVEGTGSLDEDTSLPEGLKDWNRGPEEGGSERHVQESPA; this is encoded by the exons GGGGAGTTTCCCTGGGATGACAAGGATTTCCGCAGCCTAGCCATTTTGGGGGCAGGTGTCGCTGCGGGATTCTTCTACTTCTATTTTCGAGATCCCGGAAAAGAAATCACCTGGAAACACTTTGTGCAGTATTACCTGTCAAGAGGTCTG GTGGACCGGCTGGAAGTTGTAAACAAACAGTTTGTGCGTGTGATTCCTATCCCAGGGTCATCGTCTGAG AAATATGTATGGTTTAACATTGGGAGTGTTGACACCTTTGAGCGCAACCTGGAGACAGCCCACTGGGAGCTGGGTATCGAGGCCCCCCACCAGACATCTGTGGTCTACACCACCGAGAGTGATGG CTCCTTCTTACGAAGCCTGATGCCCACCCTCCTCCTGGTTGGCATCCTCCTCTACGCTGTGAGGAGGGGCCCCATGGGGGCAGGGCGTGGTGGGCGAGGAGGGGGCCTCTTCAGTGTTGGTGAGACCACGGCCAAGATCTTAAAGAACAACATCAACGTGCGGTTTGCAGATGTAGCTGGTTGTGAAGAAGCCAAATTGGAAATTATGGAGTTTGTGAATTTCCTGAAGAACCCCAAGCAGTATCAGGACTTAGGTGCCAAAATTCCAAAG ggAGCCATGCTGACTGGCCCTCCTGGTACTGGCAAAACACTTCTTGCCAAAGCGACAGCTGGAGAGGCCAATGTGCCTTTCATCACTGTGAATGGGTCAGAGTTTCTAGAAATGTTTGTTGGCGTTGGGCCAGCAAGG GTTCGAGACATGTTTGCAATGGCCCGAAAAAATGCACCCTGTATCTTATTCATTGATGAGATCGATGCAATTGGCAGAAAGCGAGGGCGTGGACACTTTGGAGGCCAGAGTGAGCAGGAGAACACTCTGAACCAGATGCTGGTGGAGATGGACG GCTtcaacaccaccaccaatgtGGTGGTGCTGGCTGGCACCAACCGTCCTGACATCCTTGACCCTGCCCTGATGCGGCCTGGCCGGTTTGACCGTCAGATTTATATCG GCCCCCCTGACATCAAAGGCAGGTCCTCCATCTTCAAAGTCCACCTGCGTCCTCTGAAGTTGGATGAAAGACTCAGCAAGGATGCTCTAGCGAGGAAGCTGGCAGCACTCACTcctggcttcacag GTGCTGATGTTTCTAATGTTTGCAATGAAGCAGCCCTGATTGCTGCCCGCCACCTAAGCCCTTCCGTTGAGGAGAAGCACTTTGAACAAGCTATTGAGAGGGTCATTGGAG GCCTCGAGAAGAAGACACAGGTCTTGCAGCTCAATGAGAAGACGACCGTGGCCTATCATGAGGCTGGCCATGCAGTGGTGGGCTGGTTCCTGGAGCATGCAGACCCTCTGCTGAAG GTTTCCATCATCCCCCGTGGCCGGGGCCTGGGCTATGCACAGTGCCTGCCCCGGGAGCAGTACCTGTATACTCGAGAGCAGCTGTTTGACCGCATGTGCACCATGCTGGGAGgcagagtggctgagcaactctTCTTTGGGCAAATCACCACAGGGGCCCAGGACGACCTGAGGAAGGTCACCCAGAGTGCCTATGCTCAG ATTGTGCAGTTTGGGATGAGTGAGAAGCTGGGCCAGGTATCTTTTGACCTTCCCCGGCAAGGTGAGGTTCTGGTGGAGAAGCCATACAGCGAGGCCACGGCACAGCTCATCGATGAGGAAGTGAGGCATCTCATCAGCTCTGCCTATGAGCGGACCCTGGACCTGCTGACGCGCTGCCGGGAGCAGGTGGACAAG GTGGGCAAACGACTGCTGGAGAAGGAGGTGCTAGAGAAGGCTGACATGGTGGAGCTGCTTGGCCCCCGGCCTTTCGCCGAGATGTCTACCTACGAGGCCTTTGTGGAGGGCACAGGCAGTCTGGATGAGGACACATCCCTTCCTGAGGGGCTGAAGGACTGGAACCGGGGGCCAGAGGAGGGAGGCTCCGAGCGCCATGTGCAAGAGAGCCCAGCTTAG
- the DBNDD1 gene encoding dysbindin domain-containing protein 1 isoform X1 encodes MEALEGAGPGEVVKEVTVPQAVLGTPAHGSEDNCNSPVTEEEGSIPIPAPGLLQVTERRQPLSSVSSLEVHFDLLDLTELTDMSDQELAEVFADSDDDTSESPAGLHPLPRAGCLRSPSWTRTRAEQNREKQALGDPERQPVIVDTFLTVERPKEED; translated from the exons ATGGAGGCCCTGGAGGGCGCTGGTCCGGGAG AAGTAGTTAAAGAAGTCACAGTGCCACAGGCTGTCCTGGGAACCCCAGCCCATGGGTCAGAGGACAACTGCAACTCGCCCGTGACCGAGGAGGAAGGGAGCATTCCCATCCCAGCACCAGGGCTCCTGCAGGTTACGGAGAGGAGAC AGCCCCTGAGCAGTGTCTCCTCCCTGGAGGTGCACTTTGACCTCCTGGACCTCACTGAGCTGACAGACATGTCCGACCAGGAGCTGGCAGAGGTCTTTGCTGACTCAGATGACGACACTAGTGAGTCACCAGCAG GCCTGCACCCGCTGCCCCGGGCGGGCTGTCTGCGCTCCCCATCCTGGACACGTACCAGGGCCGAGCAGAACCGGGAGAAACAGGCCCTCGGCGATCCGGAACGGCAGCCAGTGATTGTAGACACTTTTCTCACTGTGGAGAGACCCAAGGAGGAGGACTAG
- the DBNDD1 gene encoding dysbindin domain-containing protein 1 isoform X2: MEALEGAGPGVVKEVTVPQAVLGTPAHGSEDNCNSPVTEEEGSIPIPAPGLLQVTERRQPLSSVSSLEVHFDLLDLTELTDMSDQELAEVFADSDDDTSESPAGLHPLPRAGCLRSPSWTRTRAEQNREKQALGDPERQPVIVDTFLTVERPKEED, encoded by the exons ATGGAGGCCCTGGAGGGCGCTGGTCCGGGAG TAGTTAAAGAAGTCACAGTGCCACAGGCTGTCCTGGGAACCCCAGCCCATGGGTCAGAGGACAACTGCAACTCGCCCGTGACCGAGGAGGAAGGGAGCATTCCCATCCCAGCACCAGGGCTCCTGCAGGTTACGGAGAGGAGAC AGCCCCTGAGCAGTGTCTCCTCCCTGGAGGTGCACTTTGACCTCCTGGACCTCACTGAGCTGACAGACATGTCCGACCAGGAGCTGGCAGAGGTCTTTGCTGACTCAGATGACGACACTAGTGAGTCACCAGCAG GCCTGCACCCGCTGCCCCGGGCGGGCTGTCTGCGCTCCCCATCCTGGACACGTACCAGGGCCGAGCAGAACCGGGAGAAACAGGCCCTCGGCGATCCGGAACGGCAGCCAGTGATTGTAGACACTTTTCTCACTGTGGAGAGACCCAAGGAGGAGGACTAG
- the DBNDD1 gene encoding dysbindin domain-containing protein 1 isoform X3: protein MSDQELAEVFADSDDDTSESPAGLHPLPRAGCLRSPSWTRTRAEQNREKQALGDPERQPVIVDTFLTVERPKEED from the exons ATGTCCGACCAGGAGCTGGCAGAGGTCTTTGCTGACTCAGATGACGACACTAGTGAGTCACCAGCAG GCCTGCACCCGCTGCCCCGGGCGGGCTGTCTGCGCTCCCCATCCTGGACACGTACCAGGGCCGAGCAGAACCGGGAGAAACAGGCCCTCGGCGATCCGGAACGGCAGCCAGTGATTGTAGACACTTTTCTCACTGTGGAGAGACCCAAGGAGGAGGACTAG